Part of the Legionella cardiaca genome, CATTTGATCGCTTGCTGAATGTCATGACAAAGCCTGGCGTGATGATAAGTTATGTGGGTTTAATTGTTATATCATTTTTATATTTAGATAAATCTGTTGCCGAATATTTTTATAATCTTGATATAAGACAACATCTAGCGTTGCTTGATTGGATTACTAGATTAGGTTTAAGTGTTTTCTACTTACCAACATTTTTTATACTTGCGTTATTTTTTCGCTACATTTACGTAAATCGAGAATGGGAAGCGCGCACATGGTTTTTGTTTATCTGTGTTTTCATACCTGTTCTAGTTTGTGGTTTTTTAAAAGTACTTTTTGGGCGAGCTCGTCCCAATTTGTGGATACATAATGATTTGTATGGTTTTTATGGTCTTCAATTTCATGCACCGTTTTGGTCTTTTCCATCAGGCCATACCACGACAATTATGAGTGTGGTTTTTGGTTTAAGTATTGTGTTTCCGCGTTATGTTTATGCCTTTATATTAACTGGAATAACGGTGGCTATGTCTCGCGTATTACTAACACATCATTATCTTAGTGATATATTGGCGGCTAGTTACCTTAGTTTATTAGAAATCGGTATCTTATTGTGTTTCTTACGGCGTAAATCTTGGCTAGCACCAGCGTGGGGACATGCAGTATAATGCAAAAATTTGGTTTTCTTGGATGAAGTAAATGCTATTAAATAATCCACAAGATGTTTCCATCATTATTCCTGTATACAATGAAGTAGATAATGTTGAAGGACTTTATAAAGAAATAGTTGCAGCACTACCCAGTGAAGCTTTTATTTATGAAGTTATTTTTGTTGATGATGGCAGTACGGACGGAACGACAGATCGTTTAAAATTATTGTCTCAAAACTATGATAATCTGCGTGTGGTATATCATAAAAGAAATTTTGGTCAGAGTGCGGGCTTGGTTAGTGGTGCCCGCGTAGCTCGATATTCGACGCTGGTTACCTTGGATGGTGATGGTCAAAATGATCCCAATGATATTCCTCGACTTTTTGAGCAAAGAACGGATTTACGTACTGTTGTATTAGGAATTCGTAAAAAAAGAGATGATAATTCTTTGCGTCGACTTTCTTCACGCATTGGCAATGGAATCAGGCAACGTTTGCTGGATGACGATTGTCCTGACACCGGTTGCAGTTTAAAGCTATTCCCTCGAGAAGCTTTTTTAGCATTACCACACTTCAATCATTTACATCGTTTTTTACCGGCTTTATTCAAAAGAGCAGGATTTAAATTAGTTAATATTCAGGTTAATCATCGCCCGCGTCAGTACGGCGTTTCAAAATATGGCGTAATGAATCGATTATTTGTTGGCATCCATGATTTAGTTGGTGTGCGTTGGTTATTAAAACGACCTTGTTCCCCGGAGGTTTCCAAACATGAACTCTGAGTATCTTTGGCTTGCTCTTGGCCTCATTGGACAAGGAATTTTTTCTGCTCGCTTTATAGTACAGTGGTTAGTTAGTGAAAAAGAGAAAAAAAGTATCATTCCTGTTGCTTTTTGGTATTTAAGTTTATTGGGCGGCGTGACGCTTTTAGTTTACTCAATCTATAAGCAAGATCCGGTATTTATTTTAGGACAATCGACAGGTGTTTTTATTTACGCTCGAAACTTATATTTAATCCAGCGCGAAAGAGGATCACGTACTGCCAAATTGAATCGTACTGGCGAAAGAGGTTTATCTTAGGGCGCCCTCAATTACTTGCAAATTCGCTTGATTTTTCTTCAAACGAGTCATTGAGATTACGCCCTTGAATCATCATTGATAGGCATAAGCTTGCCCAGCTATCATTTTCTTGCTTTGTGAATCATAAATAAAATTTAATTCAGTCAATAGGTGGGTTTCAGCAAATAAATTAACCCAATAGGGGACTTGCTCTCTCTTCCATAAAATTAACGATTTACCTTTTGGTAAGATTTCTTTTGATGGTTGAATTAACCAGATATTTTTTATGGAAAGCGCAGTAGCAAGGTTACCCAGAAGCCAATATGAATCGGAGACAACGTAATCCAGATTGTTGAGATTTGCTTTAGTCAGATTAACCAATGTGTTTAATGGAAATTGTTTGCGCTTAGCTTGTTCGGAATGACTGCTAAAAATTAAAATACCAAAGAAAACTAACTGCGTTATTAAAGATATACTAATAAAAGAAGTAATTCTGGCTTTAAGTGAATCGGTGTATTTCACTTGACTGAGATAAAGAAGAGGACATAAAAATAAAATAGGTATCAACCAGCGAGCTTCAAAATATTGAAGGTCTACGCTTAAAATAAATAGACCTAAAACTGGCAGGATAAAAAGATGATAACGAAAAAGTAATTTGCTCTCTTTTGTATGTTTGATTGTTCTTTTTCTCGGAAAAAAAATTGTCAAAACCAAGAGGACAGGGGCCGCAAAAAAAATAATGCTCTTAATCAATACAAGAGGACCCTGTAAAAAAAAAGAGTTTGCAACATGTAATTTATACGCACTTGCAAGACCTAAGTTGGTATGTGCTATAAGCCAACTTAAATAAGGGCTAATCAGAACGGCTGCAATTAAAAAACTTAGCATCATGTAAGGATGAATTAGAAGGGCACGAAACTCTTTGATTGTTAATGAACTAAAAAACAAAATGGATAGAAATAAGAGATAATTAAATTTTGCGAGGAAGCCTATAGCAATAAGGCATCCTAAACAGCTGTACCAAATAAATTTTGAAAAACGTTCAGCAGCGACAAACCAATACCATGTCAGGCATGCTGTAAATAGTACGAGAATAGAATGAGTATTGTCTTTGATCAGATCCAGGCAAATGGAGGGAATGAGAGCCCAGGATAGTAATGCACACCAGGCTAACATATTGTCTTCACAATGAATACGGCAGATTAAATAAAAACTATAAAAGCAGCCAAACAATAGACAAGACTTTAAAAGAGCCAAACTTAATAAATTCACACCAAAAAATTTAAAAAATGCGTATTGCAGCCAGGTATAAAGAGGGGGTTGGTTAGGATATCCAGGAAGCAACTCCTGAGCCATGACGACTTGCTCAGACTCATCCAATAAAAGTACGTGGCCACGTAAAAAAATTCGAATCAGAAGAATAGTAAGTGCAAAAGTTAATAAAATGATAGCAGGATGTCGAAGCCAATATTTTTTTTGTATTGAAATATCCATATAGACTGAAATTGCCTAAGGTAACAAACCGGCTATTATCCTAAAAAGAATGACTACAATCTATAGGTCATCTGTTTATTTAATACGACAAATTTTTATCAAATTGAGATATTTTGAATTCTATTGTTGGATTTTTTTTAAGCTTATTTTAAGCTGTAGGAGTTAAAGGGTCGCAAATTTAGCAGTTGAGTCTTCCAAGCTTTACTCAGACTAAAGTCTAATTTATTAAGCACAATAGCAGGGAGCTAATCATGGATTTTGAAGCGCATTTAAAAGAATTAATTTCTGAATATGCTGATTTTGACAAGGAACATTGTATCTATAAAGATAAAAAATCTATTGGTTTGGAAGAAAAGCAAAAAATAGAGGCTAATTTAATTGCCCTCATCTCTCAATACCTTTCACAAGATGGGCTAGTATCCGAAACAATTCATGGCCACGCAAAAAAATTGCAGTTGCTATTTCATCCGGATAAATATCCAGTGAGCTCTCCTGAAAGCAAGTGGCTACAGTATACCTTAAGTTCTGGATGCCCAGAGAAAGCTCCTTGTTTTTACTTGGTTGAGCTAAGTGAAAAAAAATTAACAAATCCAGATGCGCCAGAATTCCATTTTCAAAGTGCTTCAAGTATGGAGGCATTGATTGAACGGATAAAAAGAGATAGAGAAAACGCAACAACGCATACACAGCGGGCATTACTCGACAGTATTCTGGTAATGCTCAGTTCCGCTGAGGAATACAATGGTGATGTGAATAATAATATATCAGTTATTTGGGCGCAGAGAATAACGCAATTGATGCCTTATTTAACTACCGGTTATTGTGTCAGCTTTTTTCTGGAAGAATTAGCATTACTTTATGCAGTGACTTTTACCTTGTCTCGTGGAGGGCAGTGGCTGGAACATTCTTCTTCTGTGCGCTGTCAAACGGTGGGCCATATGATGCGCATGTTTGGTGATTCAATTTTTAGTGCTGCCACGGCTCTTATTGCTCGCTTAACAGAGTTAAATATTTTTATGATTCGTGGAGCTATAAATTTAAGCATTGATGCCGGTGGTGGTATTTATAAATTACTGACTGCTCCTTCTCCTGAAAATTCGCATGAAACGACGAATACCACTAATGAAAATAAAGCATTGATTGTAGCTCCCCAAGATTTATTCGGTGGTTTACGTTTTAAAACTTTCGAATTAAAAGTAGTGGCAATGAGTCT contains:
- a CDS encoding glycosyltransferase family 2 protein, producing MLLNNPQDVSIIIPVYNEVDNVEGLYKEIVAALPSEAFIYEVIFVDDGSTDGTTDRLKLLSQNYDNLRVVYHKRNFGQSAGLVSGARVARYSTLVTLDGDGQNDPNDIPRLFEQRTDLRTVVLGIRKKRDDNSLRRLSSRIGNGIRQRLLDDDCPDTGCSLKLFPREAFLALPHFNHLHRFLPALFKRAGFKLVNIQVNHRPRQYGVSKYGVMNRLFVGIHDLVGVRWLLKRPCSPEVSKHEL
- a CDS encoding phosphatase PAP2 family protein; this encodes MSPFDRLLNVMTKPGVMISYVGLIVISFLYLDKSVAEYFYNLDIRQHLALLDWITRLGLSVFYLPTFFILALFFRYIYVNREWEARTWFLFICVFIPVLVCGFLKVLFGRARPNLWIHNDLYGFYGLQFHAPFWSFPSGHTTTIMSVVFGLSIVFPRYVYAFILTGITVAMSRVLLTHHYLSDILAASYLSLLEIGILLCFLRRKSWLAPAWGHAV
- a CDS encoding ArnT family glycosyltransferase, producing MDISIQKKYWLRHPAIILLTFALTILLIRIFLRGHVLLLDESEQVVMAQELLPGYPNQPPLYTWLQYAFFKFFGVNLLSLALLKSCLLFGCFYSFYLICRIHCEDNMLAWCALLSWALIPSICLDLIKDNTHSILVLFTACLTWYWFVAAERFSKFIWYSCLGCLIAIGFLAKFNYLLFLSILFFSSLTIKEFRALLIHPYMMLSFLIAAVLISPYLSWLIAHTNLGLASAYKLHVANSFFLQGPLVLIKSIIFFAAPVLLVLTIFFPRKRTIKHTKESKLLFRYHLFILPVLGLFILSVDLQYFEARWLIPILFLCPLLYLSQVKYTDSLKARITSFISISLITQLVFFGILIFSSHSEQAKRKQFPLNTLVNLTKANLNNLDYVVSDSYWLLGNLATALSIKNIWLIQPSKEILPKGKSLILWKREQVPYWVNLFAETHLLTELNFIYDSQSKKMIAGQAYAYQ
- a CDS encoding lipid-A-disaccharide synthase N-terminal domain-containing protein; translation: MNSEYLWLALGLIGQGIFSARFIVQWLVSEKEKKSIIPVAFWYLSLLGGVTLLVYSIYKQDPVFILGQSTGVFIYARNLYLIQRERGSRTAKLNRTGERGLS